GTTAACCATACACACTCCTTTTTGAAAAAACGTCAATTGTAGCGTGATTGGAGTAAAAAAGCGGTAATTTTGAGGGTAAAAGGTCTTTACATGCAATGGACTGGCAAAAAGCTACCGCGTTAAGCACGGTAGCTTTTACATTAATAGCTTACACGTTAAACCGAAAGTGCATCACGTCGCCGTCTTTGACGAGGTACTCTTTGCCTTCTAGGCGCATTTTTCCTGCTTCTTTGGCGCCGCTTTCGCCCTTACATGTAAGGAAATCTTCGTAGCCGATAACTTCGGCTTTGATGAAGCCTTTTTCAAAGTCATTGTGGATGACCGAGGCCGCTTTGGGTGCTTTCCAACCCCGCTCAATAGTCCACGCGCGCACTTCTTTGGCACCCGCGGTAAAGTAGCTAATGAGACCCAGTTTTTCAAAGGCGGTGCGGATGATTTTCTCTAAACCCGACTCCTCGATGCCCAGTTCTTGTAAAAATTCCGCCGCCTCTTCTTCCTCTAAAGCGACCATCTCTTCTTCGATTTTAGCGCACAGTTTGATGACGTCTGCACCCACGCGCGCGGCGTGGTTTTGGAGGGCTTGCACGTACATGTTATCTTCTAAAAGGCCGTCTTCATCCACGTTTGCGCCGTAGATGACAGTTTTGTTGGAGAGGAAGCGCAGTTCTTTATTGAGGGCTTCAAAGTATGGGTTTTCACGGTCGGCGAAGGTGCTTGCGGGTTGCAAATCATCTAGGTGATGAAACAGCGCTTGGGCTACTTCGAGCGCACCCCTTGCGTCTTTATCGGACTTGGCCATGCGGGTGAGCCTGTCGATTTTTTTGCTTAGTTGTTGCACGTCGGCGAGCATGAGTTCGGTTTCGATGATTTCGATGTCACGAATAGGGTCGATGCCCCCTTCAACGTGCGTGATGTTTTCATCTTCAAAGCAGCGCACCATGTGCAACACCACTTCCACTTCGCGAATGTTAGAGAGAAACTGGTTGCCCAGTCCCTCGCCCTTGCTAGCTCCGCGCACGAGTCCTGCGATGTCCACAAAGTCGATGGTAGAGTGCTGAATGCGCTCAGGATTGACAATTTTTGCAAGCGCACCCAAGCGTTTATCAGGCACAGGAACGATGGCCTTGTTGGGCTCAATCGTACAAAACGGATAGTTCGCCGCCTCGGCATTTTGCGCCTTAGTGAGCGCGTTAAAGGTGGTCGATTTTCCTACGTTTGGCAAGCCAACGATACCAACACCCAAACCCATTAGTTCACCTCCTTGGCTAATGCATCCAGCCAATAAAGGTTCATGCGCACCCCCGCACCACTGGCACCCGTTTGGTTGTAGCCCCACGGTTTTTCCACGTATGCAGGCCCCGCGATGTCAAGGTGAATCCACTTGGATTTGTGTTCTTCTTCGATGAAGGTGTCAAGGAAAAGTCCTGCTGTGATAGCTCCGCCGTAGCGTGAAGAGCTGATGTTGGAGATGTCAGCGACAGAGCTTTTGAGCAGTTTTTTGAGGTAACGGTTAAAGTGCAATGAGCCTGTAAGCTCGCCACTTTGAGCCGCGGCGTTGTGTAATGAGGCGATGAGTTCTTGGTTGTGGCCCATGACGCCTGTGGTATATTCGCCAACAGCCACCACGCACGCACCCGTTAACGTTGCCATGTCCACTAAGATGTCGGGCTTAAACCCTTGGGCGTAGCACAAGCAATCGGCCAAGACCAAGCGGCCTTCTGCGTCGGTGTTGCGCACCTCAATGGTAGTGCCGTTTTTGGCTTTAAGGACATCATCAGGCTTGTAGGCATTACCGCCAATCATGTTTTCTGTTGCGCCGATGATGGCGTGGATTTCAAAGGGAAGTTCGAGTTCTGCCGCCCCTTTTAAAATGCCAAGTGCCGCCGCGCCGCCGCTTTTGTCGGCTTTCATGGTCACCATGCTCTCTCCTGGCTTCAAGCTCAACCCGCCGCTATCATAGGTCAACCCTTTGCCCACAAAAATGACCCGTTTTTTCGCGGGCACTTTAGGCGTGTAAACGAGGTGGATGAGGCGCGGAGGATGCACGCTAGCACGGTTGACGGCTAAAAACGCTTCCATGCCTTGTTCTTCTAAAAAGTGTTTGTCGTAAACCTTACATGTAACGCCCTCAAGAGCGGAGAGTTTCATGGCATCATCGGCCATGCGCACAGGCGTGTAGTCACTGGGGATAGTATTGACCGCTTCTTTAGCGTAATTGGTCGCGTTAGCGATGGTGTAGGCTTTTTGGATTTGTGCGACCGCGTCTGAAGCGGTAGTGACAATGCGCACTTCTTCTACGTGCACGGGGTCATTTTTGCTTTTGTAGGCGGTAAATTGGTAGCTTCCTAGCTCAAATCCTTCCACCAAAGCGCCAATGTTGCCGTACGCTTCTGTGAATACGACTTTACATGTAGAGGCTTTTAACAGTTCCCATGCTTTAGCAGCAGCCAAGCGCAGTTCATCCGCCTCAAAACTGTCGCAGCCGACGTAAACGGTTTTGCTGTGGGGAAAATAGACACCCGCTTCGCTTTTGGGCTTAAAGCCATAGGCTTCAAGGAGGGATTTTTCTTCTAAAGTTTCAAAAGTGGCTGCATCCACAAGCATGACGCGCGCGTCCGCGCCCGAGGTTTCAAAAGAGGTTTGTATGGGGGTAAATTTCATCGTTGACTCCGTAATTTTAAGATAGTGCTTTCCACACGGTGGAAAAAGTAAAAAATGCTACCCACAAAGGCAATGATCATCGGAATAGCAAAATACCAATGTTCTTGCCCGTACGTGAGTAGTCCTAAGATAGTATCGCCCATGTACCACGCTGGTAAGCAGAAGATACAAGCCCACGTAAAAGAACTGATGCCATTAATGAGCACAAATTCTGCGCGGCTGTAGCGCGTGAGCCCCACAGACATGGGCACGACAATGCGCAGTCCGTACATGAAGCGTTGGAAAAAGATAATCGCCCGTCCGTATTTTTTGAGCAACATGTGGGCGATGGCAAACTTGCGCCGCTGGGTATTGAGCTTCTTATAAATGTAGTTCTTGTTATACCTGCCAATGTGAAAGTAGAGCAAATCTCCCGCCATGCCTCCAAGGGTACCAACCACAAGGGCGATGGGCAAATTCATGTCGCCCGTATGGGAAAAGACTCCTGCGATGACAAGGGCTGTTTCGCCCTCGAGCACGCACCACACAAACAAAATAATGTACCCATAGGTACGGATAAGCTCAATGAATGTTCCTTCCATGGGCCCTGCTTAGTCAAAATGGAGTAAGGATTTAGCTTGCACCATGTCCTTGTCGCCACGACCCGAGAGGTTGACGATGATGAGAGCGTTTTCGCGCACTTTAGGGTCCATTTTTTTAAGGTATGCCACAGCATGAGCGCTCTCAAAGGCAGGAATGATGCCTTCTTTTTGACTGAGCCACACAAAGGCGTCTAGGGCTTCTTGGTCGGTAACACTCTCATAGGTGACCTTGTTTAAATCTTTCAAGTGCGCATGTTCTGGCCCGATGCCAGGGTAATCCAATCCCGCAGAAAAGGAATGGGCTTCTAAAATCTGCCCGTCTTCATCTTGCAGTAAGTAGCTCATTTGCCCGTGCAATACACCAGGACTCCCTTTTTGCAAACTTGCGCCGTGCTTGGATGTGTCAAGCCCTAGGCCGCCTGCTTCAATGCCGATACACCGCACACCCTCTTCGCCCAAAAAGTGGCTAAACATGCCAATGGCGTTGCTTCCCCCGCCAATGCACGCGACCACAAAATCAGGCAAGCAGTTTGCTGTTGCTAAAATCTGTGCCTTGGCTTCGTAGCCAATGACTGCTTGAAAGTCGCGCACCATGAGGGGATACGGATGGGGTCCTGCGACGGTGCCGATGATATAAAAGGTGTCGCGCGCGTGGGTAACCCAGTGGCGGATGGCTTCGTTCATGGCATCTTTGAGCGTACGGCTTCCGCTTTTGACAGGGTGGACTTTAGCTCCTAAAAGTTTCATGCGAAAGACATTAAGTTCTTGCCGCTCCACGTCTTTTTCGCCCATAAACACGTCGCATTCAAGGCCCAGTAGTGCCGCGACGGTCGCCGTAGCTACGCCATGTTGTCCCGCACCTGTTTCGGCGATGACCCGTTTTTTGCCTAAGCGCTTAGCGAGCAAACCTTGGACGATGGTGTTGTTGATTTTGTGCGCACCCGTGTGGTTTAAATCTTCCCGTTTGAGGTAAACGCGGGCACCGAGTTCTTCGGAGAGGTTGTTGGCAAAATAAAGAGGCGAGGGACGGCCGACGTACTCTTTAAAATAATAATCCACCTCCATCCAAAAGTCTTTGTCAAAGCGCAACGCGCGGTAGGCTTCGTCGAGTTCGCACAGTACGGGCATCAAGGTTTCAGGTACGTAACGTCCGCCAAAAATGCCAAAATGGCCGTTGTGGTCGGGGTCAAAAGGGGAGGGTTTAGGAATATACATTAATCAATCTCCAAGACCGAATACACGGGAGTCGTTTTTTTAATGGCTTCGTCGCCACGCAAAAAGGTTAGGTTGATGATAAAACACGCTTCCACGCATTCACCGCCTGCTTTGTTGATAAGGTTGACCGCCGCATTGGCCGTGCCGCCTGTAGCGATGAGGTCGTCGATGAGCAACACGCGCGGATGTGCCAAGCCGTGGCTAAACGCATCAATGTGTAGCTCTACTTCATCTACCCCGTATTCTAGGGAATATTTTTCACTGATGGTAGTGTAGGGAAGTTTGCCTGGTTTGCGGATGGGCACAAAGCGGGTGCGAAGCAAGGAAGCAAGAGCTGCTCCAAAAATAAAACCGCGCGACTCGATGCCTGCGATGTATTGGATGTCCATGTCTGCGTAGCGCTTAACAAGGTGGTCCATTAAAAAATGAAAGGCTTCAGGGTTGTTTAATAGGGTCGTGATGTCTTTAAATTGGATGCCAGGCTTGGGGTAATCAGGAACATTGCGAATGGCTGCAAGCAAATGAGACTTTTCACTTTCGGTGAGTGTATGCATGGATGACCTTTGGAAAATATTGGATTATAACAGTGCTTCGATTTTGCCCTCAAGTTCTTTGATGCGTTGACGCAGCTTGTCACTCTCGAGGCGGTATTGGCTGTTGCGCGTGCGAAGGGATTTGGTATCGCCGCGGATTTTATTGAGTTCATCACTGAGGATGTCGATGTTGCCAAGGGCACGTTGGAGTTGCACTTGGTATTTTCGAATGACCACTTCTGCGTCCCCTAGGGTGTTTTTAACCATAGCATTACCCAGTTTTTCTTTGCGCAAGAGTGTTTTAAAATAAAAAACCATCACAGTTAGATAAACACACAAGGAGACAAGAATGGTGGTGAAAATCCAGTCTAAAAACATCTTAGCACTCGATTTTGTCGACGCGCGTAGCGTGACGTCCGCCTTCAAACGGGGTGGAGATAAATGCGTCTAACATCGACTCAATCACACCAAGTCCCACAATCCGTTGCCCAAAGGCAAGGATGTTGGCATTGTTGTGGGCTCTGGCCATTTGGGCGGTGTAGGCATCGTGGCAAAGGGCCGCACGAATTCCCTCGTGCTTGTTGGCTGCAAGAGAGATGCCAATGCCTGTACCACAAATCACGATACCGAAACTCCCAGTATCTTTCAAAACTGCCAAAGCGACCTTGTGTCCAAAATCAGGGTAGTCTACACGTTCGTCTGTGGCGGGGCCAAGGTCTTCTACTTTGCACCCGTGTGTTTTTAAAAGGGCAATCACATCTTTTTTGATAGCAAAACCCGCGTGATCGGTGCCAATGTAAAATTTCATGCGCATCCTCTTTGTGTGTAAAGTGACGCGATTATAACATAGCGAGGTTTAAAGGTGTGTTACGGAAGCAAAAGCCCAATAAAATAGTGCATAGGAGCAAACACATAGATGGAAAAGGGGGAGATAAGTAGCAATACAAGGAGAATAAATCCGTACCTTCCTGCGCGGTCCATCCAGTGGGCAACTTTATGCCAACCCATCCAAGCAGCAAAATAACTTAGCGCATGAGAACCATCAAGGGGCGGAATGGGATAGAGATTAAACAAGGCAAGAATGACATTGATAACCACAAGATAAGAAAAAAAGGAGTAAATGAAAAGACTTACCATCGAGCTGGGTGCGGTGAGATTGTGGAGCACGGCCGAAGCACACAAAGCAAGGGTAATGTTGTAGGCAATTCCCGCAAGACTCACTTGGATAGCTGCAAGGTAGCCTCCATTTCGAATAACAGTGCGAATATATACAGGTACGGGTTTGGCCCAGCCAAACAAAAATCCTGTGGAAAAATAAAGCAAGGAAGGAACCAGAAAAGTCCCCACAGGGTCTACATGTAAAAGGGGATTGGGGCTAAGTCTACCTGCGTTTTTAGCCGTATCGTCCCCGTAGCGGTAAGCCATCAAGCCATGCATAATTTCATGCCCTACGATGGCAATAATCAAAGAAAAAACCATCGCAATGATGGGTAAAATACTAATAAGATCCACGGGTAAAATGCACCTCTTTTTCTACGGTTGAAACAAACCGCCCAATACGATCCCATCGGATAACGTAATTATCATCCCACGAAAAGTAGATAAACCACGGTTTGCCTACGATGTGTTTGTAAGGTACGCTTCCCCAGAAGCGGCTGTCGTTAGAGTGGTCGCGGTTGTCGCCTACCATAAAAAACTCATCTTGGGGTACTTTAAAGTAGTAAGCGTTATGGTTAAGTCCATCGTTGCGTAAAGGAAGCTCTTGCACAAGAGCAGGGCGCATGGCCAAATTATTGCCCATGAGATGCAAGGTCATTTGGGTAAAAAGGTCTACATTTTCATCATATGAAATACCAGAATATTCGCCCATGAAGGGGTTTTTTACCCACAGTTTTCCTCCAAGGGTAACGATTTTTTCGGAAGGATAAGTGCTTTTAATAAAGTCGTCTCCTTCATGGGGACGCAAGTAGAGTACTTTGTCTTGGTAGATAATTTCATCGCCCCCTGTGGCAACACAGCGTTTAACATAGTGGATTTTTGGGTCAAGCGGGTAGCGAAACACCACAATATCACCCCGTGCAGGACGTGGTCCTTCGATGAGGTGGCCATTGCCAAAAAAATCAGGCAACACGGGCACTTCAATCCACGGCAAATGGGGCACAGGAGTGCCGTAAGAGAATTTTTTGACAAACAAATGGTCGCCAATAAGCAAGGAGCGTTTCATGGAGCCGCTAGGAATTACAAAGGCTTGGGCGATAAAGAAAATAATCAACAAAACGATGACAACCGTTCCTGTCCAGCTGTTGGAAAAGGAGTAGAGTTTTTTAAGCAAGTTTTTCATGC
The window above is part of the Sulfurospirillum tamanense genome. Proteins encoded here:
- the ychF gene encoding redox-regulated ATPase YchF — its product is MGLGVGIVGLPNVGKSTTFNALTKAQNAEAANYPFCTIEPNKAIVPVPDKRLGALAKIVNPERIQHSTIDFVDIAGLVRGASKGEGLGNQFLSNIREVEVVLHMVRCFEDENITHVEGGIDPIRDIEIIETELMLADVQQLSKKIDRLTRMAKSDKDARGALEVAQALFHHLDDLQPASTFADRENPYFEALNKELRFLSNKTVIYGANVDEDGLLEDNMYVQALQNHAARVGADVIKLCAKIEEEMVALEEEEAAEFLQELGIEESGLEKIIRTAFEKLGLISYFTAGAKEVRAWTIERGWKAPKAASVIHNDFEKGFIKAEVIGYEDFLTCKGESGAKEAGKMRLEGKEYLVKDGDVMHFRFNV
- a CDS encoding leucyl aminopeptidase, encoding MKFTPIQTSFETSGADARVMLVDAATFETLEEKSLLEAYGFKPKSEAGVYFPHSKTVYVGCDSFEADELRLAAAKAWELLKASTCKVVFTEAYGNIGALVEGFELGSYQFTAYKSKNDPVHVEEVRIVTTASDAVAQIQKAYTIANATNYAKEAVNTIPSDYTPVRMADDAMKLSALEGVTCKVYDKHFLEEQGMEAFLAVNRASVHPPRLIHLVYTPKVPAKKRVIFVGKGLTYDSGGLSLKPGESMVTMKADKSGGAAALGILKGAAELELPFEIHAIIGATENMIGGNAYKPDDVLKAKNGTTIEVRNTDAEGRLVLADCLCYAQGFKPDILVDMATLTGACVVAVGEYTTGVMGHNQELIASLHNAAAQSGELTGSLHFNRYLKKLLKSSVADISNISSSRYGGAITAGLFLDTFIEEEHKSKWIHLDIAGPAYVEKPWGYNQTGASGAGVRMNLYWLDALAKEVN
- a CDS encoding DedA family protein encodes the protein MEGTFIELIRTYGYIILFVWCVLEGETALVIAGVFSHTGDMNLPIALVVGTLGGMAGDLLYFHIGRYNKNYIYKKLNTQRRKFAIAHMLLKKYGRAIIFFQRFMYGLRIVVPMSVGLTRYSRAEFVLINGISSFTWACIFCLPAWYMGDTILGLLTYGQEHWYFAIPMIIAFVGSIFYFFHRVESTILKLRSQR
- the trpB gene encoding tryptophan synthase subunit beta; amino-acid sequence: MYIPKPSPFDPDHNGHFGIFGGRYVPETLMPVLCELDEAYRALRFDKDFWMEVDYYFKEYVGRPSPLYFANNLSEELGARVYLKREDLNHTGAHKINNTIVQGLLAKRLGKKRVIAETGAGQHGVATATVAALLGLECDVFMGEKDVERQELNVFRMKLLGAKVHPVKSGSRTLKDAMNEAIRHWVTHARDTFYIIGTVAGPHPYPLMVRDFQAVIGYEAKAQILATANCLPDFVVACIGGGSNAIGMFSHFLGEEGVRCIGIEAGGLGLDTSKHGASLQKGSPGVLHGQMSYLLQDEDGQILEAHSFSAGLDYPGIGPEHAHLKDLNKVTYESVTDQEALDAFVWLSQKEGIIPAFESAHAVAYLKKMDPKVRENALIIVNLSGRGDKDMVQAKSLLHFD
- a CDS encoding adenine phosphoribosyltransferase, whose product is MHTLTESEKSHLLAAIRNVPDYPKPGIQFKDITTLLNNPEAFHFLMDHLVKRYADMDIQYIAGIESRGFIFGAALASLLRTRFVPIRKPGKLPYTTISEKYSLEYGVDEVELHIDAFSHGLAHPRVLLIDDLIATGGTANAAVNLINKAGGECVEACFIINLTFLRGDEAIKKTTPVYSVLEID
- the rpiB gene encoding ribose 5-phosphate isomerase B, with translation MKFYIGTDHAGFAIKKDVIALLKTHGCKVEDLGPATDERVDYPDFGHKVALAVLKDTGSFGIVICGTGIGISLAANKHEGIRAALCHDAYTAQMARAHNNANILAFGQRIVGLGVIESMLDAFISTPFEGGRHATRVDKIEC
- a CDS encoding site-2 protease family protein; translation: MDLISILPIIAMVFSLIIAIVGHEIMHGLMAYRYGDDTAKNAGRLSPNPLLHVDPVGTFLVPSLLYFSTGFLFGWAKPVPVYIRTVIRNGGYLAAIQVSLAGIAYNITLALCASAVLHNLTAPSSMVSLFIYSFFSYLVVINVILALFNLYPIPPLDGSHALSYFAAWMGWHKVAHWMDRAGRYGFILLVLLLISPFSIYVFAPMHYFIGLLLP
- the lepB gene encoding signal peptidase I, translated to MKNLLKKLYSFSNSWTGTVVIVLLIIFFIAQAFVIPSGSMKRSLLIGDHLFVKKFSYGTPVPHLPWIEVPVLPDFFGNGHLIEGPRPARGDIVVFRYPLDPKIHYVKRCVATGGDEIIYQDKVLYLRPHEGDDFIKSTYPSEKIVTLGGKLWVKNPFMGEYSGISYDENVDLFTQMTLHLMGNNLAMRPALVQELPLRNDGLNHNAYYFKVPQDEFFMVGDNRDHSNDSRFWGSVPYKHIVGKPWFIYFSWDDNYVIRWDRIGRFVSTVEKEVHFTRGSY